From the genome of Proteus vulgaris, one region includes:
- the prfC gene encoding peptide chain release factor 3 — protein sequence MSNPIFQQEVARRRTFAIISHPDAGKTTITEKVLLFGQAIQRAGTVKGRGSNQHAKSDWMEMEKQRGISITTSVMQFPYADCLVNLLDTPGHEDFSEDTYRTLTAVDCCLMVIDSSKGVEDRTRKLMEVTRLRDTPILTFMNKLDRDIRDPMEVMDEVETELKIACSPVTWPIGCGKLFKGVYHILKDETYLYQTGQGHTIQDSRVIKGLDNPELDEAIGDDLASQLRDELELVLGASHEFDHEAFLAGELTPVFFGTALGNFGVNHMLDGLVKWAPAPMPRQTDMRQVTANEETFTGFVFKIQANMDPKHRDRVAFLRVVSGMYDKGMKLHQVRIKKDVVISDALTFMAGDRSHVEHAYPGDIIGLHNHGTIQIGDTFTQGEILKFTGIPNFAPELFRRIRLRDPLKQKQLLKGLVQLSEEGAVQVFRPLANNDLIVGAVGVLQFDVVVARLKSEYNVEAIYESVNVSTARWVECDNEKKLEEFKRKNEQNLALDGGDNLTYIAPTMVNLNLTRERYPDVEFHQTREH from the coding sequence ATGTCTAATCCTATTTTTCAGCAAGAAGTTGCTCGTCGTAGAACTTTTGCCATTATTTCCCACCCCGATGCGGGTAAAACAACTATCACTGAAAAAGTGTTGTTATTCGGACAAGCGATTCAACGTGCAGGAACCGTAAAAGGACGTGGTTCAAATCAGCATGCAAAATCTGACTGGATGGAAATGGAAAAACAACGTGGTATTTCTATTACAACCTCAGTTATGCAATTCCCTTATGCTGATTGTCTAGTTAACTTACTCGATACCCCAGGGCATGAAGACTTCTCTGAAGATACCTATCGTACTTTAACGGCTGTTGACTGCTGTTTAATGGTGATTGACTCTTCTAAAGGGGTTGAAGATCGTACACGTAAGTTAATGGAAGTAACACGTTTACGTGACACTCCAATTCTGACTTTTATGAATAAACTCGACCGTGATATTCGTGACCCAATGGAAGTCATGGACGAAGTTGAAACTGAGCTAAAAATTGCTTGCAGTCCTGTTACTTGGCCTATCGGTTGTGGAAAACTTTTTAAAGGGGTTTATCACATTCTGAAAGATGAAACTTATCTTTATCAAACAGGCCAAGGCCACACTATCCAAGATTCTCGTGTCATCAAAGGATTAGATAACCCAGAGCTTGATGAAGCGATAGGTGATGATTTAGCAAGCCAATTACGTGACGAGTTAGAGCTAGTATTAGGCGCATCTCATGAATTTGATCATGAAGCCTTTTTAGCAGGTGAATTAACACCTGTGTTCTTTGGTACAGCATTAGGTAACTTTGGTGTTAACCACATGCTTGATGGCCTTGTAAAATGGGCGCCAGCACCAATGCCTCGCCAAACAGATATGCGCCAAGTTACAGCTAATGAAGAAACGTTCACTGGCTTTGTTTTTAAAATCCAAGCAAATATGGACCCTAAGCACCGCGACCGTGTCGCATTTTTACGTGTTGTATCCGGTATGTATGATAAAGGTATGAAATTACATCAAGTCCGAATCAAAAAAGATGTGGTGATTTCAGATGCATTAACCTTTATGGCAGGTGATCGTTCTCACGTTGAACATGCTTACCCTGGCGATATTATTGGTCTTCATAACCATGGTACCATTCAGATTGGTGATACTTTTACGCAAGGTGAAATTCTGAAATTCACGGGTATTCCTAACTTTGCGCCAGAGTTATTCCGCCGTATTCGTTTACGTGATCCGTTAAAACAGAAACAGTTACTTAAAGGATTGGTACAGTTATCAGAAGAAGGTGCGGTACAAGTCTTTAGACCATTGGCTAATAACGATTTAATCGTTGGTGCGGTCGGTGTACTTCAGTTTGATGTGGTTGTTGCAAGACTTAAGAGTGAATATAACGTTGAAGCGATTTATGAATCCGTTAACGTTTCAACGGCACGCTGGGTTGAGTGTGATAACGAGAAGAAACTCGAAGAATTTAAACGTAAAAATGAACAAAACTTGGCACTAGATGGTGGTGATAACTTAACGTATATCGCACCAACGATGGTGAACTTGAATTTAACGCGTGAACGTTATCCTGATGTTGAGTTTCATCAGACTCGTGAACACTAA
- the deoC gene encoding deoxyribose-phosphate aldolase, protein MTDLTAAARLALSLMDLTTLNDDDTDAKVTALCHQAKSPEGNTAAICIYPRFIPLARKVLREQGTPEVRIATVTNFPHGNDDLDIALAETNAALAYGADEVDVVFPYRALMAGNEQIGFDIVKACKEACAEAGSLLKVIIETGELKDPALIRKASEISIKAGADFIKTSTGKVPVNATLESAELMIQVIHDMGVGKEVGFKPAGGVRTAEEAAQYLALANRIMGDNWVDARHFRFGASSLLGNLLATLGHGEQKSSSGY, encoded by the coding sequence ATGACAGATTTAACCGCTGCAGCGCGCCTTGCGCTGTCTTTGATGGATTTAACTACATTAAATGATGATGACACTGATGCAAAAGTGACTGCGTTATGTCATCAGGCTAAAAGCCCAGAAGGCAATACAGCCGCTATTTGTATCTACCCACGCTTTATTCCGTTAGCACGTAAAGTGTTACGCGAACAGGGTACACCAGAAGTCCGTATCGCAACCGTAACTAACTTCCCTCATGGTAATGATGATTTAGATATCGCATTAGCTGAAACCAATGCGGCATTAGCTTATGGCGCAGATGAGGTTGACGTAGTTTTCCCTTACCGTGCATTAATGGCAGGTAACGAGCAAATCGGTTTTGATATCGTTAAAGCATGTAAAGAAGCTTGCGCAGAAGCAGGTTCTTTATTGAAAGTCATCATTGAAACGGGTGAGCTGAAAGATCCTGCTCTTATCCGTAAAGCCTCTGAAATTTCAATCAAAGCGGGTGCTGACTTTATTAAAACTTCCACAGGTAAAGTACCTGTAAATGCAACACTGGAAAGCGCTGAGTTAATGATCCAAGTGATCCACGATATGGGTGTTGGCAAAGAAGTTGGTTTTAAACCTGCAGGTGGTGTTCGTACCGCTGAAGAAGCTGCTCAATATCTAGCATTAGCTAACCGCATTATGGGTGACAACTGGGTTGATGCCCGTCACTTCCGTTTTGGCGCATCAAGCTTGTTAGGTAATTTACTAGCCACTTTAGGTCATGGCGAGCAAAAATCGTCTAGTGGTTACTAA
- a CDS encoding patatin-like phospholipase family protein has product MGKYIPVTLNNITALEFQSSLPQGKVALVCEGGGQRGIFTAGVLDEFMRSQFDPFDILLGVSAGAQNLSAFACGQRGYARKIINRYTTNNQFFNPIRFVRGGNLLDLDWYIETTAKEMPLDMPTALRRFDTGREFYMVASRSDNFQANYFQPDEPTWLDIIKASSAIPAFYRNGVLFHDVVYHDGGISDAIPVREAYRRGCRTIVVVRTVPSEYQYTTEWVDRMGKWFENSRLQRFMAMAQVHIETYTETLKFIQSPPEDVVVIEIYPPTTLQSSALGSRLNALNHDYHVGRRCGRYFLATIGQHFSKKKFKQHDKKIFSLFEQEAKADKAEDASIIQQGTRSVHPDVRQV; this is encoded by the coding sequence ATGGGGAAGTATATACCTGTCACATTAAATAATATTACAGCACTCGAATTTCAATCATCTCTACCACAAGGTAAAGTCGCTTTAGTCTGTGAAGGTGGAGGTCAACGTGGGATCTTTACCGCAGGTGTTCTTGATGAATTTATGCGTTCACAATTTGATCCCTTCGATATTTTGCTTGGGGTGTCTGCGGGCGCACAAAATTTATCCGCTTTTGCCTGTGGTCAGCGTGGCTATGCGCGTAAAATTATTAATCGTTATACAACTAATAACCAATTTTTTAATCCTATCCGATTTGTCCGTGGCGGTAATTTATTAGATTTAGATTGGTATATAGAAACGACAGCAAAAGAAATGCCTCTTGATATGCCAACAGCATTACGGCGTTTTGATACTGGCCGTGAATTTTATATGGTAGCCAGTCGTTCTGATAATTTCCAAGCAAATTATTTTCAACCAGATGAGCCAACTTGGCTTGATATCATCAAAGCATCTAGTGCAATTCCTGCTTTTTATCGTAATGGTGTTTTATTCCATGATGTTGTCTATCATGATGGCGGAATAAGTGATGCTATTCCTGTCAGGGAAGCTTATCGGCGGGGTTGTCGTACTATTGTTGTTGTGCGTACGGTGCCTTCTGAATATCAATATACCACTGAGTGGGTCGATCGTATGGGTAAATGGTTCGAAAATAGCCGTTTACAACGTTTTATGGCGATGGCTCAAGTTCATATTGAAACCTATACCGAAACACTTAAATTTATTCAATCGCCTCCAGAAGATGTTGTGGTTATCGAAATCTATCCACCAACGACGTTACAATCAAGTGCATTAGGTAGTCGTTTAAATGCATTAAATCATGATTATCATGTAGGTAGGCGTTGTGGACGCTATTTTTTAGCGACAATAGGTCAGCATTTTTCTAAGAAAAAATTCAAACAGCATGATAAAAAAATCTTTAGCCTATTTGAGCAAGAAGCAAAGGCGGATAAAGCGGAGGATGCTTCTATTATTCAACAAGGAACAAGAAGCGTGCATCCTGATGTAAGGCAGGTTTAA
- a CDS encoding TatD family hydrolase, with the protein MNKFIDTHCHFDFPVFYNDIANSLSLAHQAQVKKIIIPAVARWNFDVVTELSNEYPQLYSALGLHPLYIEEHKEQHLIELEQKLKIDPRCVAIGEIGLDDYMDNPQPEKQERFLIAQLKLATKFDLPVILHSRKTHDKLSALLRRYDVPRKGVVHGFAGSQQQAEKFIQQGYFIGVGGTITYERAQKTRRAIASLPLESLLLETDAPDMPVSGFQGEPNRPERIQYVFSQLCELRQEPSEVIAQQLYLNSLQLFRLTDNA; encoded by the coding sequence ATGAATAAATTTATTGATACTCACTGTCATTTTGATTTTCCTGTTTTTTATAATGATATTGCGAATAGCTTATCTTTAGCGCATCAAGCGCAAGTTAAAAAAATTATTATTCCTGCAGTTGCTCGTTGGAATTTTGATGTGGTGACTGAGTTATCAAATGAATATCCTCAATTATATAGCGCATTAGGATTACATCCTTTATATATTGAAGAGCATAAAGAGCAGCATCTCATTGAATTAGAACAGAAACTAAAAATAGATCCTCGTTGTGTTGCTATCGGAGAAATAGGGCTTGATGACTATATGGATAACCCGCAACCAGAAAAGCAGGAACGCTTTTTAATTGCACAACTTAAATTAGCAACTAAGTTTGATTTACCCGTTATTTTACACTCACGTAAAACTCACGATAAGTTAAGTGCGCTGTTACGTCGTTATGATGTTCCGCGTAAAGGGGTTGTACACGGTTTTGCAGGAAGCCAGCAACAAGCTGAAAAATTTATTCAGCAAGGTTATTTTATTGGTGTTGGTGGTACGATTACTTATGAACGAGCACAAAAGACACGTCGAGCAATTGCTTCATTGCCACTCGAATCGCTATTACTAGAAACAGATGCTCCTGATATGCCAGTGAGTGGTTTCCAAGGTGAGCCTAATCGGCCTGAGCGTATTCAATATGTTTTTTCCCAACTCTGTGAGCTACGTCAAGAACCCTCTGAGGTAATTGCACAGCAACTCTATCTTAATAGCCTACAATTATTTCGGTTAACAGATAATGCCTAG
- a CDS encoding NupC/NupG family nucleoside CNT transporter translates to MQLIMSLVGMATLILIAILFSSNRRAIRLRTVGGAFLIQIGLGAFVLYSDGGREVLLAVSDGVKNVIDYGNNGMSFLFAGLVSDKMFELFGGGGFVFALRVLPVIVFFSSLIAVLYYLGIMQIVIKILGGGLQKVLGTSRTESMSATANIFVGQTEAPLVVRPYIARMTTSELFAVMCGGLASVAGSVLAGYASMGVPLEYLITASFMAAPGGLLFAKLLIPETETPDDQKDALDKMADDEKPANIIDAAAAGASSGLQLALNVGAMLLAFVALIALVNGILGGIGGWFGYENFSLELVLGWVFAPIAFLIGVPWSEATIAGSFIGQKIVINEFYAYSEFSKYLKEDALVAGSGLVVLSAQTKVIISFALCGFANLSSVAVLLGGLGGMAPNRRKDVARLGMKAVLAGTLSNLMSATIAGFFFALTAMAVVAA, encoded by the coding sequence ATGCAACTCATTATGAGCTTGGTCGGAATGGCAACATTAATTTTGATAGCCATTCTGTTTTCCAGCAATCGACGTGCAATTAGACTACGTACAGTTGGTGGCGCATTCCTTATTCAGATTGGCTTAGGTGCATTTGTTCTTTATTCCGACGGTGGTCGCGAGGTACTTCTTGCGGTTTCTGATGGCGTCAAGAATGTAATTGATTACGGCAATAACGGGATGAGCTTCCTATTTGCAGGCCTAGTATCAGATAAAATGTTCGAGTTGTTTGGTGGTGGCGGTTTCGTATTCGCCCTACGCGTACTGCCTGTTATCGTGTTCTTCTCTTCACTCATTGCAGTGCTGTATTACCTTGGCATTATGCAAATTGTCATTAAAATTCTCGGTGGTGGCTTACAAAAAGTACTTGGCACATCACGAACAGAATCTATGTCTGCCACTGCAAATATTTTCGTTGGACAAACAGAAGCCCCACTTGTTGTTCGCCCTTATATTGCAAGAATGACAACCTCTGAACTCTTTGCTGTTATGTGTGGTGGTTTAGCTTCTGTTGCGGGTTCAGTGCTTGCTGGGTATGCCAGCATGGGTGTGCCATTAGAGTATTTGATCACCGCATCCTTTATGGCGGCGCCAGGTGGTTTACTCTTTGCTAAATTGTTGATCCCTGAAACAGAAACGCCAGACGATCAAAAAGATGCGCTTGATAAAATGGCAGATGACGAAAAACCAGCCAATATTATCGATGCCGCAGCTGCGGGCGCATCTTCTGGTCTACAGCTTGCCCTAAACGTAGGTGCCATGTTGCTTGCTTTCGTCGCCTTGATTGCATTAGTCAATGGTATTCTTGGTGGCATTGGTGGCTGGTTTGGCTATGAGAATTTCTCATTAGAACTGGTGCTAGGTTGGGTATTTGCACCAATTGCCTTCTTGATTGGTGTACCTTGGAGTGAGGCAACCATTGCCGGCTCATTTATTGGACAAAAAATTGTTATCAATGAGTTCTATGCTTACTCTGAATTTAGTAAATACCTAAAAGAGGATGCATTAGTTGCAGGTTCTGGATTAGTAGTATTATCTGCTCAAACGAAGGTTATTATCTCCTTTGCATTATGTGGTTTTGCTAACCTATCTTCTGTTGCTGTACTGCTAGGTGGTTTAGGTGGAATGGCGCCAAACCGTCGTAAAGATGTGGCTCGTTTAGGAATGAAAGCTGTGCTAGCTGGTACACTCTCTAACTTAATGAGTGCAACAATTGCAGGATTCTTCTTTGCATTAACGGCAATGGCAGTTGTTGCCGCTTAA
- a CDS encoding BON domain-containing protein has product MKQYKTFKLALFMSMGLAFVSMGASAETSWYSEINSGTNNTGYAISDTAISTKIKDTLLPIESIDSESLSIRTEFGHVFVTGFVKNKEQEAQIMQIIEKVEGVKSVDSSVNIRS; this is encoded by the coding sequence ATGAAACAATATAAAACGTTTAAATTAGCATTATTTATGTCCATGGGGCTTGCTTTTGTCAGTATGGGAGCATCAGCTGAAACATCATGGTATAGCGAAATTAATAGTGGAACGAATAACACAGGTTACGCTATCAGCGATACCGCGATTTCTACAAAAATTAAAGACACATTATTGCCGATCGAAAGCATTGATAGTGAATCGCTTTCTATTCGTACAGAATTTGGTCATGTATTTGTGACAGGCTTTGTTAAGAATAAAGAGCAAGAAGCGCAAATTATGCAAATTATTGAAAAAGTAGAAGGTGTAAAAAGTGTTGATTCTTCAGTAAATATTCGATCTTAA